Proteins encoded together in one Cicer arietinum cultivar CDC Frontier isolate Library 1 chromosome 4, Cicar.CDCFrontier_v2.0, whole genome shotgun sequence window:
- the LOC101493097 gene encoding cyanate hydratase: MEHNKGSIVSELQALKNKNGKSYNQLAEETGLTNVYVAQLLRRQAQLKPDTVPKLRAALPNLPEQLIHEMMKPPLRSYDPNLIQDPTIYRLNEAVMHFGESIKDIINEEFGDGIMSAIDFYCSVDKVKGIDGKDRVLLTFDGKYLPHSEQKSEHMVSRTRPLEKQ, encoded by the exons ATGGAGCATAACAAAGGAAGCATAGTGTCAGAACTTCAAGCATTGAAGAACAAGAATGGAAAATCCTACAATCAATTAGCAGAGGAAACAGGACTCACAAACGTCTATGTTGCTCAGCTTCTAAGAAGACAAGCTCAGCTCAAACCTGACACTGTGCCTAAACTCCGGGCAGCACTGCCCAACCTGCCCGAACAACTTATCCATGAGATGATGAAACCGCCTTTGAGGTCTTATGACCCCAATCTCATCCAAGACCCCACTATTTACAG GTTGAATGAAGCTGTGATGCATTTTGGGGAGAGCATCAAAGATATCATCAATGAAGAGTTTGGCGATGGGAT CATGTCAGCAATAGATTTCTACTGCTCAGTTGACAAAGTTAAAGGAATTGATGGGAAGGATCGTGTGTTATTGACATTCGATGGGAAATATTTACCACATTCAGAGCAG AAATCAGAGCACATGGTTTCAAGAACAAGGCCACTGGAGAAACAGTGA